The Halarchaeum grantii genome includes a window with the following:
- a CDS encoding ZIP family metal transporter, with protein sequence MGQEPSFVYERRGETVIGLAAVALLVALSAYALTVGRAGKVVGIGWVAFAAMAFGTLFGVRADADAARGLVWGYGLASGAMVTSAAVFLVPQAVGYQPKLAGFGLAAGVLTGFGAHTIGHRLSHLDLPMDRTTAQITAHALSAGLIIGAVYAAMPELGAVLGLAIVSHKGPAGYAAARRLRLADRSVLPLLLPAAGVGIAAVAVGLLRIPADPAVDAVVFGFAAGVFLHVAMDFLPDCEVGGEIHDVVTRHADGHDHGLLDRLRTQAVASTAVGALAVFAASVALGVV encoded by the coding sequence GTGGGACAAGAACCATCCTTCGTTTACGAACGACGCGGCGAGACGGTCATCGGCCTCGCCGCCGTCGCCCTCCTCGTCGCGCTCTCCGCGTACGCGCTCACCGTCGGGCGCGCCGGCAAAGTCGTCGGTATCGGCTGGGTCGCCTTCGCCGCCATGGCGTTCGGGACCCTCTTCGGCGTCCGCGCCGACGCCGACGCCGCGCGCGGTCTCGTCTGGGGCTACGGGCTCGCCAGCGGGGCGATGGTCACCAGCGCCGCCGTCTTCCTCGTTCCGCAAGCCGTCGGCTACCAGCCGAAACTCGCCGGCTTCGGGCTCGCCGCCGGCGTCCTCACCGGCTTCGGCGCGCACACCATCGGCCACCGGCTCTCCCACCTCGACCTCCCGATGGACCGCACCACCGCACAGATCACCGCACACGCGCTCTCCGCCGGACTCATCATCGGCGCCGTCTACGCCGCGATGCCCGAACTCGGCGCCGTCCTCGGCCTCGCCATCGTCTCGCACAAGGGTCCGGCGGGATACGCCGCCGCGCGCCGCCTCCGCCTCGCCGACCGCTCCGTCCTCCCGCTCCTCCTGCCCGCCGCCGGCGTCGGCATCGCCGCCGTCGCCGTCGGCCTCCTGCGCATCCCGGCCGACCCCGCCGTCGACGCCGTCGTCTTCGGGTTCGCCGCCGGCGTCTTCCTCCACGTCGCCATGGACTTCCTCCCGGACTGCGAGGTCGGCGGCGAGATACACGACGTCGTCACGCGCCACGCGGACGGCCACGACCACGGCCTCCTCGACCGGCTCCGCACGCAGGCCGTCGCCAGCACCGCCGTCGGCGCGCTCGCCGTCTTCGCCGCCAGCGTCGCGCTCGGCGTCGTCTGA